In a genomic window of Drosophila takahashii strain IR98-3 E-12201 chromosome 3L, DtakHiC1v2, whole genome shotgun sequence:
- the Sbds gene encoding ribosome maturation protein SBDS produces the protein MSKIFTPTNQIRLTNVAIVRLKKGGKRFEIACYKNKVLSWRSNSEKDIDEVLQTHTVFTNVSKGQAAKKDELQKAFNKTDETEICKEILSKGELQVSEKERQSCLDTQLNSIVNSVAALCVNPETRRPYPASIIEKSLKDAHFSVKMNRNTKQNTLEAIKMLKDHLPIERSRMKLRVSFAGKEGGGKLKESVVKLANSVEHEEWEEATLHLTLLIDPGQYRVIDELVRNETKGKGLLELLELKEVVENEELF, from the exons atGTCCAAAATATTTACGCCCACGAACCAAATACGCCTCACAAATGTCGCGATTGTGAGGCTAAAAAAGGGAGGTAAACGCTTCGAGATAGCCTGCTATAAGAACAAGGTCCTTTCCTGGCGGAGCAACAG CGAAAAGGACATAGATGAAGTGCTGCAGACCCACACAGTGTTCACCAATGTCTCCAAAGGACAGGCGGCCAAGAAGGACGAGTTGCAGAAGGCCTTCAATAAGACAGATGAAACGGAGATTTGCAAGGAGATCCTCAGCAAAGGGGAACTCCAGGTGTCGGAGAAGGAGCGCCAAAGTTGCCTGGACACCCAGTTGAATAGCATAGTCAACTCGGTGGCTGCCCTGTGCGTAAATCCCGAGACCCGTCGTCCATATCCCGCATCCATCATCGAGAAATCCCTGAAGGATGCCCACTTCTCGGTGAAGATGAACAGGAACACCAAGCAGAACACACTGGAGGCCATCAAGATGCTCAAGGATCACTTGCCCATCGAGAGATCGCGCATGAAGCTAAGGGTTAGCTTTGCAGGAAAGGAAGGAGGCGGCAAGCTGAAGGAATCGGTGGTCAAGTTGGCCAACAGCGTGGAGCACGAGGAATGGGAGGAGGCCACCTTGCATCTCACACTGCTCATCGATCCTGGGCAATATCGCGTCATCGATGAGCTGGTGAGGAACGAGACGAAGGGCAAGGGACTCCTGGAGCTGCTCGAACTCAAGGAAGTTGTCGAGAACGAGGAACTCTTTTAA